One Pseudomonas sp. HOU2 genomic window carries:
- a CDS encoding 3'-5' exonuclease — translation MSLFSWLRPASPLLSADLQQRLAELPAISEVKECSLREQRWVVLDLETTGLNLNKDRVLSIGAVVIEDGAIDFSQQFERTLQCRELKLSPSVLIHGLGPNAIAAGSDPAEALLELMEFIGDSPVLAFHAPFDQHMLGRALKEHLGYKLQNVFLDVADMAPLLCPQANIREAGLDEWIDWFKLEVFERHNASADALATAELALILFSRARQQQIHSPLNLQQRLSQWKRRQQAPSF, via the coding sequence ATGAGCCTGTTCTCGTGGCTGCGCCCGGCCAGCCCTCTGCTGTCGGCCGACCTGCAACAGCGTCTGGCGGAGCTGCCGGCGATCAGCGAAGTGAAAGAGTGCAGCCTGCGCGAGCAGCGCTGGGTGGTGCTGGATCTGGAAACCACCGGGCTGAACCTGAACAAGGATCGTGTGCTGTCGATCGGCGCGGTGGTGATCGAAGACGGCGCGATCGACTTCAGCCAGCAGTTCGAGCGCACCCTGCAATGTCGAGAGCTGAAACTCAGCCCGAGCGTGTTGATTCATGGCCTGGGGCCGAATGCGATTGCCGCCGGTAGCGACCCGGCCGAGGCATTGCTGGAGTTGATGGAATTCATCGGCGACAGCCCGGTGCTGGCGTTTCATGCGCCCTTCGATCAGCACATGCTCGGGCGCGCATTGAAAGAACACTTGGGCTACAAGCTGCAGAACGTGTTTCTGGATGTCGCGGACATGGCACCGCTGTTGTGCCCGCAGGCGAATATCCGTGAGGCCGGGCTGGATGAATGGATCGACTGGTTCAAGCTTGAGGTGTTCGAGCGGCACAACGCGAGTGCCGATGCACTGGCCACGGCAGAGCTGGCGTTGATCCTGTTCAGCCGGGCACGGCAGCAGCAGATTCATAGTCCGCTGAACCTGCAGCAGCGTTTGAGTCAGTGGAAACGTCGGCAGCAGGCGCCTTCCTTCTAG
- a CDS encoding FecR family protein, giving the protein MSPASSKPVSAQVLDAAIAWQLSLDSSSALEREEFAKWHAANEEHARAWRQLGMLDQRFSVANGPARAALLQSREGIRRRVRKLGSGLASVVAVVGLALFAGDRYLPLDYWLADQRTATGEQRTVRLADGTVLNLNTHSAVDVRFDASQRLIVLQEGEIMVETGHGDARPFIVETREGSMRALGTRFLVKREDQGTRLSVLQSAVAAHPQSHPDEQILREGQQVLIRNDGLDAVAALTPGADAWTRGMLVVDNARLGDLVHELGRYRRGYLGVAPEVADLRITGSFPLHDTDKALSALLPTLPVQIEQHTPYWVTVAKADTKP; this is encoded by the coding sequence ATGAGCCCGGCCAGCTCCAAACCGGTTTCGGCTCAGGTGCTGGACGCGGCGATTGCCTGGCAATTGTCGCTGGATTCCAGCAGTGCGCTGGAGCGCGAAGAGTTCGCCAAATGGCACGCAGCCAATGAAGAACATGCCCGCGCCTGGCGTCAGTTGGGCATGCTCGATCAGCGCTTCAGTGTCGCCAACGGCCCGGCCCGCGCTGCGTTGCTGCAATCACGCGAAGGCATTCGCCGCAGAGTGCGCAAGCTCGGCAGCGGACTGGCCAGCGTGGTGGCAGTGGTCGGTCTGGCGCTGTTTGCCGGTGATCGCTACCTGCCGCTGGATTACTGGCTGGCCGATCAACGCACCGCCACCGGTGAGCAGCGCACGGTGCGGCTGGCCGATGGCACCGTGCTCAACCTCAACACCCACAGCGCGGTGGATGTGCGCTTCGATGCCAGCCAGCGCCTGATCGTGTTGCAGGAAGGCGAAATCATGGTTGAGACCGGTCACGGCGATGCGCGGCCGTTCATCGTCGAGACCCGCGAAGGCAGCATGCGCGCGCTGGGCACGCGGTTTCTGGTCAAGCGTGAAGACCAGGGCACGCGTCTGAGCGTCCTGCAATCGGCGGTGGCGGCGCATCCGCAAAGTCATCCTGACGAGCAGATCCTGCGCGAAGGCCAGCAAGTGCTGATTCGCAACGACGGCCTCGACGCGGTCGCCGCACTCACCCCCGGCGCCGATGCCTGGACCCGCGGCATGCTGGTGGTGGACAACGCGCGGCTCGGCGATCTGGTGCACGAACTCGGGCGCTACCGCCGTGGCTATCTGGGCGTCGCCCCGGAGGTCGCCGACCTGCGCATCACCGGCAGCTTCCCGCTGCACGACACCGACAAGGCCCTGAGTGCTCTGCTGCCGACCCTGCCGGTACAGATCGAGCAGCACACGCCGTATTGGGTCACGGTGGCGAAGGCTGATACCAAGCCTTGA
- a CDS encoding glutathione S-transferase yields the protein MSAPSMTLFHNTLSPFVRKVMVLLHETGQQNRVALQDCVLSPVSPDAALNADNPLGKIPALRLADGSVIHDSRVILEYLDQQHVGNPLIPREGAARWRRLTLASLADGIMDASVMVRYELVLRAPEKHWDEWLNAQREKIRRALAYLESDAIAELTSHFDVAAISVACALGYIDLRHPDLDWRSANPQLASWYFEVSQRASMVATLPKP from the coding sequence ATGTCCGCCCCCAGCATGACCCTGTTTCACAACACGCTCTCCCCGTTCGTGCGCAAAGTGATGGTGCTGTTGCACGAGACCGGCCAGCAGAATCGCGTCGCCCTGCAAGACTGCGTGCTCAGCCCGGTCAGCCCGGACGCTGCGCTCAATGCCGACAACCCGCTGGGCAAAATCCCGGCCCTGCGTCTGGCCGACGGCAGCGTCATCCATGACAGCCGCGTGATCCTCGAATACCTCGACCAGCAGCACGTCGGCAATCCGCTGATCCCCCGCGAAGGCGCGGCCCGCTGGCGCCGTCTGACCCTGGCCTCGCTGGCTGACGGGATCATGGACGCCTCGGTGATGGTGCGTTACGAACTGGTATTGCGCGCCCCGGAAAAGCATTGGGACGAATGGCTCAACGCCCAGCGCGAGAAAATCCGTCGCGCCCTGGCCTATCTGGAAAGTGACGCCATCGCCGAGCTGACCAGCCATTTCGACGTGGCCGCAATCAGCGTCGCTTGTGCGTTGGGTTACATCGATCTGCGCCACCCGGATCTGGACTGGCGCAGCGCCAACCCGCAACTGGCCAGCTGGTATTTCGAGGTGAGCCAGCGAGCGTCCATGGTCGCCACCCTGCCCAAGCCTTAA
- a CDS encoding RNA polymerase sigma factor has product MSSVPSPHSELVGALYRDHRGWLLNWLRRNVACPQRAEDLSQDTFVRLLGRDELLTPREPRAFLVAIAKGLLFDYFRRAALEQAYLTELMLVPEGEQPSVEEQQLILEDLKAIDRLLGKLSTKARAAFLYNRLDGLGHAEIAAKLGVSVPRVRQYLAQGIRQCYIALYGEPT; this is encoded by the coding sequence GTGTCGTCAGTCCCAAGCCCTCACAGTGAACTCGTCGGTGCGTTGTATCGCGACCATCGCGGTTGGCTGCTGAACTGGTTGCGGCGCAACGTGGCGTGCCCGCAGCGGGCCGAAGACCTCAGTCAGGACACCTTCGTGCGTTTGCTCGGTCGCGATGAATTGCTGACGCCGCGCGAACCGCGGGCGTTTCTGGTGGCGATCGCCAAGGGCCTGCTGTTCGACTACTTCCGCCGCGCCGCGCTGGAGCAGGCCTACCTCACCGAGTTGATGCTGGTCCCCGAAGGCGAACAACCTTCGGTGGAAGAACAGCAACTGATCCTCGAAGACCTCAAGGCCATCGACCGCTTGCTCGGCAAACTGTCGACCAAGGCCCGCGCCGCATTCCTGTATAACCGCCTCGACGGCCTCGGCCATGCCGAAATCGCCGCGAAGCTCGGCGTCTCGGTGCCGCGTGTGCGGCAATACCTGGCTCAGGGCATTCGCCAGTGCTACATCGCCCTCTACGGTGAGCCGACATGA
- a CDS encoding TonB-dependent siderophore receptor: MSRSLDTLLRPSLLAVAIALSTPLISHPLLAAEQASSVRAYNLPAAPLSTTLNQIASQGGLALSLNPSLAAGKTSAPVNGQYDAAGALRAALRGTGLQLEQSNTGTYTLVAVPEGTLALPETAVIGVENYESAWGPVEGYTATRTAAGTKTDTALVEAPRSISVATRQQMDDRSVHSLDDAVRYMPGITASSYGSDTRADWLRVRGFEPTQFLDGLPLPKGVYANPKQETWNLDRLALLRGPASSVYGQTPPGGLLDMVSRRPSSDASSEIQLQYGSDNHRQINFASTGKIDDAGQFLYGISGVVRDSGTQIDHIDNKRYNIAPSLTWNIDDDTRFTLLSQFTRDDTGITSQFLPVQGTKIDMPFGSVSHHKNLGDPDWEYYDRTYYALGYAFEHRLNDVWQFKQNLRYTKSDLSFQALTVGSYPYTMVDDQGNVGRTSTSVDEDISQFAVDNNFQADFATGDIRHTVLLGLDHQRSNTNYLSIYGDGLKTNVLNPIYGQPIVRPDRSTAYYDYDQKTYQTGLYVQDQMALDQWRLTLGGREDWVHTGTKFFNKADATNTQRDKNFSGNAALSYVFDSGFVPYISYAESFQPTTGADASSTGSLKPTEGKQWEMGVKYQPPGSKTLLTAAVYDLTQKNVAVTTTVGNTPITSQTGEVKVKGLELEATSDVTDNLKVIAAYTLAKSEVQKGDYKGNRLQLMPNQQASLWTDYTWHSGVLHGFGIGGGVRYTGNTYGDQGNTWLGKANAYTVFDASVHYDLGRLDNSLKGASVAVNATNLFDKDYISTCDGFYCYYGDQRSVVASATYKW; this comes from the coding sequence ATGTCCCGTTCGCTAGACACCTTGTTGCGCCCCAGTCTGCTGGCTGTCGCCATCGCCCTCAGCACCCCGCTGATCAGCCACCCGTTGCTCGCCGCTGAGCAGGCCTCCAGCGTACGCGCCTACAACCTGCCGGCGGCGCCGTTGTCGACCACGCTGAACCAGATCGCCAGCCAGGGCGGCCTCGCGCTGTCGCTCAATCCCTCGCTGGCCGCGGGCAAGACCTCGGCGCCGGTCAACGGTCAGTACGATGCCGCCGGCGCACTGCGTGCCGCCCTGCGTGGCACCGGTCTGCAACTGGAACAAAGCAACACCGGCACCTACACCTTGGTTGCGGTGCCGGAAGGGACACTGGCGCTGCCGGAAACTGCAGTGATCGGCGTGGAAAACTACGAAAGTGCCTGGGGCCCGGTCGAAGGCTACACCGCCACCCGCACTGCCGCCGGCACCAAGACCGACACTGCGCTGGTCGAAGCGCCGCGCTCGATCTCGGTCGCGACCCGCCAGCAAATGGACGACCGCAGCGTGCACAGCCTTGATGACGCCGTGCGCTACATGCCGGGCATCACCGCCAGCAGCTACGGCAGCGACACCCGCGCCGACTGGCTGCGCGTGCGCGGTTTCGAGCCGACCCAGTTCCTCGACGGCCTGCCGCTGCCCAAAGGCGTGTACGCCAACCCGAAACAGGAAACCTGGAACCTCGACCGTCTCGCCCTGCTGCGCGGTCCGGCCTCTTCCGTCTACGGCCAGACCCCGCCGGGCGGCCTGCTGGACATGGTCAGCCGGCGCCCGAGCAGCGACGCCAGCAGCGAAATCCAGTTGCAGTACGGCAGCGACAACCACCGCCAGATCAACTTCGCCAGCACCGGCAAGATCGACGACGCCGGCCAGTTTCTCTACGGCATCAGCGGTGTGGTGCGCGACAGCGGCACGCAGATCGACCACATCGATAACAAGCGCTACAACATCGCGCCGAGCCTGACCTGGAACATCGACGACGACACCAGATTCACCCTGCTGAGCCAGTTCACCCGCGACGATACCGGCATTACCAGCCAGTTTCTGCCGGTGCAGGGCACCAAGATCGACATGCCGTTCGGTAGCGTCTCGCACCACAAAAACCTCGGCGACCCGGATTGGGAATACTACGACCGCACTTACTACGCGCTGGGTTATGCCTTCGAACACCGGCTGAACGATGTCTGGCAGTTCAAGCAGAACCTGCGTTACACCAAGTCGGACCTGTCGTTCCAGGCCCTGACCGTCGGCTCTTACCCGTACACCATGGTGGACGATCAAGGTAACGTCGGGCGCACCAGCACCAGCGTTGACGAAGACATCAGCCAGTTCGCAGTGGACAACAACTTCCAGGCCGACTTCGCCACCGGTGACATTCGCCACACCGTGCTGTTGGGGCTGGATCACCAGCGCAGCAACACCAACTACCTGTCGATCTACGGTGACGGCCTGAAAACCAACGTGCTGAACCCGATCTACGGCCAGCCGATCGTTCGTCCGGATCGCTCGACGGCGTATTACGACTACGACCAGAAGACCTACCAGACCGGCCTCTATGTACAGGATCAGATGGCCCTCGACCAATGGCGCCTGACGCTGGGCGGTCGTGAAGACTGGGTCCACACCGGCACCAAATTCTTCAACAAGGCCGACGCGACCAACACCCAGCGCGACAAGAACTTCAGCGGTAACGCAGCGCTCAGCTACGTGTTCGACTCGGGCTTCGTCCCGTACATTTCCTACGCCGAATCCTTCCAGCCAACCACCGGCGCCGACGCCTCCTCCACCGGTTCGCTGAAACCGACCGAAGGCAAGCAATGGGAAATGGGCGTCAAGTACCAGCCACCGGGCAGCAAGACCCTGCTGACCGCCGCCGTGTATGACCTGACGCAGAAAAACGTCGCGGTCACCACCACCGTCGGCAACACCCCGATCACCAGCCAGACCGGCGAAGTGAAAGTCAAAGGCCTGGAACTGGAGGCGACCTCGGACGTCACCGATAACCTGAAAGTGATTGCCGCCTACACCCTGGCCAAGTCCGAAGTGCAGAAAGGCGACTACAAAGGCAACCGCCTGCAACTGATGCCAAACCAGCAAGCCTCGCTGTGGACCGATTACACCTGGCACAGCGGCGTGCTCCACGGCTTCGGTATCGGCGGTGGCGTGCGTTACACCGGCAACACCTATGGCGATCAGGGCAACACCTGGCTGGGCAAGGCCAATGCTTACACGGTGTTCGACGCCTCCGTGCATTACGACCTCGGGCGCCTGGACAACAGCCTCAAAGGTGCATCGGTCGCGGTCAACGCCACCAACCTGTTCGACAAGGACTACATCTCCACCTGCGACGGCTTCTACTGCTACTACGGCGACCAGCGCAGCGTCGTCGCCAGCGCCACCTACAAGTGGTAA
- a CDS encoding putative nucleotidyltransferase substrate binding domain-containing protein, producing MSKADAFTQAGKTAVLQNIQGTLQFLQRFPPFNQMEHAHLAYLVEQCQLRFYGQGESIIKPADGPVEHFYIVKQGRVIGERQHITRPGTETTFEITTGECFPLAALIGERATRTEHLAGEDTFCLQLNKPAFIKLFALSNSFRDFALRGVSSLLDQVNQQVQQKAVETLGTQYSLNTRLGELAMRHPVTCSPDTSLRTAVKLMHEQQVGSIVAVDEHKAPLGIFTLRDLREVVANGSGDFSETIERHMTCSPFFLSPDHSAFDAAIAMTERHIAHVCLVKDQRLCGVVSERDLFSLQRVDLVHLARTIRSAQRIEQLMSLRGEIGQLVERMLAHGASSTQITHIITLLNDHTVCRVIELTLAEKGDPGVPFSWLCFGSEGRREQTLHTDQDNGILFEARDAAHAAEIRGKLLPLAQQINQSLAQCGFSLCKGNIMAGNPELCLSRAEWARRFAAFIREATPENLLGSSIYFDLRVVWGDEKGCAQLRRGILDQVGDNRLFQRMLAENALRNRPPVGRFREFVLARKNGEKATLDLKVQGLTPFVDGARLLALAHGIETNNTLERLRQLVEKEVIERLDGAAYEEAYHFIQQTRMQQHQIQTRENLPWSNRVDPDSLNHLDRRILRESLRQAQRLQSSLALRYQL from the coding sequence ATGAGTAAAGCGGACGCCTTCACCCAGGCAGGGAAAACCGCGGTGTTGCAGAACATTCAGGGCACCCTGCAATTCCTCCAGCGCTTCCCGCCCTTCAATCAGATGGAACACGCCCACCTGGCTTATCTGGTGGAGCAGTGTCAGCTGCGGTTCTACGGCCAGGGCGAAAGCATCATCAAGCCCGCCGACGGGCCGGTCGAACACTTCTACATCGTCAAACAGGGCCGGGTGATCGGTGAGCGTCAGCACATCACCAGGCCCGGCACCGAAACCACGTTTGAAATCACCACCGGCGAGTGTTTCCCCCTCGCCGCGCTGATTGGCGAACGGGCGACCCGCACCGAACACCTGGCCGGCGAAGACACCTTTTGCCTGCAACTGAACAAACCGGCGTTCATCAAGCTGTTCGCTCTGTCCAACAGCTTCCGCGATTTCGCTTTGCGCGGGGTCAGCAGCCTGCTCGATCAGGTCAATCAGCAGGTCCAGCAGAAAGCCGTGGAAACCCTCGGCACCCAGTATTCACTCAACACGCGCCTCGGCGAATTGGCGATGCGCCATCCGGTGACCTGTAGCCCGGATACATCTCTGCGCACAGCGGTGAAGCTGATGCACGAACAACAGGTCGGCAGCATCGTCGCAGTGGATGAACACAAGGCGCCGCTGGGGATTTTCACCCTGCGTGACCTGCGCGAGGTGGTCGCCAACGGCAGCGGCGATTTCAGCGAAACCATCGAGCGCCACATGACCTGTTCGCCGTTCTTTCTGTCGCCCGATCACAGCGCCTTCGACGCGGCGATTGCCATGACCGAGCGGCACATCGCCCACGTCTGTCTGGTAAAGGATCAGCGCTTGTGCGGCGTGGTCTCCGAGCGCGATCTGTTCTCCCTGCAACGGGTCGATCTGGTGCATCTGGCCCGGACCATCCGCAGTGCCCAGCGCATCGAGCAACTGATGAGCCTGCGCGGCGAGATCGGTCAACTGGTCGAACGCATGCTCGCCCACGGTGCATCGTCGACCCAGATCACCCACATCATCACCCTGCTCAACGATCACACCGTGTGCCGGGTGATCGAACTGACCCTCGCCGAAAAAGGCGACCCCGGTGTGCCGTTCAGTTGGTTGTGCTTCGGCAGCGAGGGCCGGCGCGAACAGACGCTGCACACCGATCAGGACAACGGCATTCTGTTCGAAGCACGGGACGCGGCGCACGCGGCGGAGATTCGCGGCAAGCTGCTGCCACTGGCCCAGCAGATCAACCAGAGTCTGGCGCAGTGCGGCTTCAGCCTGTGCAAGGGCAACATCATGGCCGGCAACCCTGAGCTGTGCCTGTCGCGGGCGGAATGGGCGCGGCGCTTTGCAGCGTTTATTCGCGAAGCGACGCCGGAGAACCTGCTCGGTTCGAGCATTTATTTCGATCTGCGAGTGGTCTGGGGCGACGAGAAAGGCTGCGCGCAACTGCGCCGGGGGATTCTCGATCAGGTCGGCGACAACCGTTTATTCCAGCGCATGCTGGCCGAAAACGCCCTGCGCAATCGTCCACCGGTGGGACGCTTTCGCGAGTTTGTGCTGGCGCGCAAGAACGGCGAAAAAGCCACCCTCGATCTCAAGGTCCAGGGCCTGACGCCCTTCGTCGACGGCGCGCGTCTGTTGGCACTGGCGCACGGCATCGAAACCAACAACACCCTCGAACGCTTGCGTCAGTTGGTCGAGAAAGAGGTGATCGAACGGCTCGACGGCGCCGCGTATGAAGAGGCTTACCACTTCATCCAGCAGACCCGCATGCAGCAACACCAGATCCAGACGCGGGAAAATCTGCCTTGGTCGAATCGCGTCGATCCGGACAGCCTCAATCATCTGGACCGGCGCATCCTGCGTGAATCCCTGCGCCAGGCCCAGCGCCTGCAGAGCAGCCTGGCCTTGCGGTATCAGCTATGA
- a CDS encoding PepSY domain-containing protein yields MKSKTIRRWSFIHTWTSLICTVFLLLLALTGLPLIFHHEIEHLLGDAPQVREMPADTPRLNLAQLVEAAEQHRPGEVVQYFGFEDDEPNAVLTIMAKTAGTEPNSSHTFMLDARTGEALETPSANGGLMLFILRLHVDMFAGLPGKLLLAFMGLLFVVAIISGTVLYLPFMRRLPFGTVRQDKSTRLRWLDLHNLIGVVTLTWALVVGVTGVISACADLLIAAWRNDSLTAMVAPYRDAPPLTRLAPATRLLDIARDVAPGMNPDFIAFPGTRFSSEHHYAVFMKGGTHLTSHLLTPVLIDASTLQVTAVAERPWYMDAMGMSQPLHFGDYGGMPMKILWATLDVLTIIVLGSGVYLWVVRRKAAKPVTAEAAA; encoded by the coding sequence ATGAAAAGTAAAACAATTCGCCGCTGGTCGTTCATCCACACCTGGACCAGCCTGATCTGCACCGTGTTTTTGCTGTTGCTGGCATTGACCGGCCTGCCGCTGATCTTCCATCACGAGATCGAGCACCTGCTCGGCGATGCCCCGCAAGTGCGCGAGATGCCGGCCGACACGCCGCGCCTGAACCTGGCGCAACTGGTCGAGGCCGCCGAACAACATCGTCCCGGCGAAGTGGTGCAGTACTTCGGTTTCGAGGACGACGAACCCAATGCCGTGTTGACGATCATGGCGAAGACCGCCGGCACCGAACCGAACTCGTCGCACACCTTCATGCTCGATGCGCGCACCGGTGAAGCGCTGGAAACCCCGTCGGCAAATGGCGGGCTGATGCTGTTCATCCTGCGCCTGCACGTCGACATGTTTGCCGGGTTGCCGGGCAAACTGCTGCTGGCGTTCATGGGTTTACTGTTCGTGGTCGCGATCATCTCGGGCACCGTGCTGTACCTGCCGTTCATGCGTCGCTTGCCGTTCGGCACCGTGCGTCAGGACAAGTCCACCCGCTTGCGTTGGCTCGACCTGCACAACCTGATCGGCGTCGTCACCCTGACCTGGGCGCTGGTGGTGGGCGTCACCGGAGTGATCAGCGCCTGCGCCGACCTGCTCATCGCCGCGTGGCGCAATGACTCGCTGACCGCCATGGTCGCGCCGTACCGCGATGCCCCGCCACTGACCCGACTGGCCCCCGCCACCCGCCTGCTCGACATCGCCCGGGACGTGGCGCCGGGGATGAACCCGGACTTCATCGCCTTCCCCGGCACGCGCTTTTCCAGCGAGCATCACTACGCGGTGTTCATGAAGGGCGGCACCCACCTGACCTCGCACCTGCTGACGCCGGTGCTGATCGACGCCAGCACTCTGCAGGTCACCGCTGTGGCCGAGCGCCCGTGGTACATGGACGCCATGGGCATGTCCCAGCCGCTGCACTTCGGCGACTACGGCGGCATGCCGATGAAAATCCTCTGGGCGACCCTTGATGTGCTGACCATCATTGTCCTCGGCAGCGGCGTGTACCTCTGGGTGGTGCGGCGTAAAGCGGCGAAACCGGTGACGGCGGAGGCTGCTGCATGA
- a CDS encoding acyltransferase, with product MEIPVKRFFLITLAMFIERTDTLRNNSFDLIRHLAALMVLISHHFALWGLPEPGIAGFNSLGGIAVIAFFAISGLLITRSFVNATNFTDYLIKRIARIFPALILCAFAMTCIAGALFAEGYVTSSSATIDFLRISVFGRATIEQITNGFIFDESFNGSLWTLKIEFGFYLLLAAVLGLYRKALLPWILLMGFAVATYVLSSAVSGAMAQKLATYCGAGIAFFAGSVIAFHKQHLSNPRVLAIALAAGTGLICLSVGTPLATVLATLGCALVTLSLGLLYVDKSIRGRFDISYGIYLYAFPVQQLVINKSHLSFLPSMLVSALIVIMLAIASWRLVEQPALNFAHRKKLQHTAAASSPP from the coding sequence GTGGAAATACCTGTAAAACGCTTTTTCCTCATCACCTTGGCAATGTTCATAGAAAGGACGGACACGTTGCGCAACAACTCTTTCGATTTGATCCGGCACTTGGCGGCACTCATGGTGCTGATCAGCCATCACTTTGCGCTGTGGGGTCTGCCAGAGCCAGGCATCGCAGGCTTCAACTCACTGGGCGGTATCGCCGTGATCGCGTTCTTTGCGATCTCCGGCCTGCTGATCACTCGCAGCTTCGTCAACGCCACGAACTTCACCGACTATCTGATCAAACGCATTGCCCGCATCTTTCCAGCATTGATCCTCTGCGCCTTCGCGATGACTTGTATCGCCGGCGCACTGTTTGCCGAAGGCTATGTCACAAGCTCGAGCGCCACGATCGACTTCCTGCGAATCTCGGTTTTCGGTCGAGCCACTATCGAACAGATCACCAATGGATTTATCTTCGACGAATCCTTCAATGGCAGTCTCTGGACGCTGAAAATCGAATTCGGCTTTTACTTGCTGCTGGCGGCGGTTCTGGGTCTGTACCGAAAAGCCCTGTTGCCATGGATCCTGCTGATGGGGTTTGCGGTGGCAACGTATGTCTTGAGTAGTGCAGTGTCCGGCGCCATGGCGCAAAAACTGGCGACTTACTGCGGTGCTGGTATCGCCTTCTTTGCCGGTTCCGTGATTGCCTTTCACAAACAGCACCTCAGCAATCCCCGTGTGCTGGCGATCGCTCTGGCGGCCGGGACCGGATTGATCTGCCTCAGCGTCGGCACCCCATTGGCCACAGTGCTGGCGACGCTGGGCTGTGCGCTGGTCACCCTGAGTCTGGGCCTGCTCTACGTCGACAAAAGTATCCGGGGCCGATTCGATATTTCTTACGGAATCTATCTGTATGCGTTCCCGGTCCAGCAACTGGTCATCAACAAGTCCCACCTGAGCTTTCTGCCGTCCATGCTCGTCTCGGCGCTGATCGTGATCATGCTGGCGATCGCTTCATGGCGTCTGGTGGAGCAACCAGCGTTGAATTTCGCCCATCGGAAGAAGCTTCAGCACACCGCAGCGGCCTCGTCCCCACCCTGA
- the creD gene encoding cell envelope integrity protein CreD: MNRNLTIKLGAVALLILLLLIPLLMIDGIIDDRQQRRDGVLEDIARSSSYSQQLSGPVMVVPYRKVVRTWKTNEKTSQRYEELGEERGRLYFLPERFELDGQVQTELRKRGIYEARLFHADNRINGHFSLPAQLGIKEDFADYQFDAPFLAVGISDIRGIENALKLELDGQRLDFVPGTQVGWLGEGVRVTLPALDTRKTTELTFGFDLRLQGTGSLQVLPVGKTSHVSLAANWPHPSFIGNFLPGKREISDQGFSADWQTTFFSTNLQEAMSRCVTGNECEGFSGRSFGVSFIDPVDQYLKSDRAIKYALLFIVLTFAGFFLFEVLKSLAVHPVQYALVGVALAFFYLLLLSLSEHIGFALAYLLSASGCVLLIGFYVCHVLHSVRHGLSFSAGLAALYGLLYGLLSAEDYALLMGSLLLFGLLGVFMVLTRKLDWYGIGQKPARPLEFDVGAMQ, encoded by the coding sequence ATGAATCGAAATCTGACTATCAAACTCGGGGCTGTCGCCCTGTTGATCCTGCTGTTGCTGATCCCGTTGTTGATGATCGACGGCATCATCGATGACCGCCAGCAACGGCGCGACGGAGTACTCGAAGACATCGCCCGCAGTTCCAGCTACAGCCAGCAACTGAGCGGGCCGGTGATGGTGGTGCCGTACCGCAAGGTGGTGCGTACCTGGAAGACCAACGAGAAAACCAGTCAGCGCTATGAAGAGCTCGGCGAAGAGCGCGGTCGGCTGTACTTTCTGCCGGAACGTTTCGAACTCGATGGCCAGGTGCAGACCGAGCTGCGCAAGCGCGGTATCTACGAGGCGCGGCTGTTCCATGCCGACAATCGCATCAATGGGCATTTCTCGTTGCCGGCGCAGTTGGGGATCAAGGAAGACTTCGCCGATTACCAGTTCGATGCGCCGTTTCTGGCGGTGGGCATCAGTGACATTCGCGGTATCGAAAACGCCCTGAAACTGGAACTCGACGGCCAGCGCCTGGACTTCGTACCCGGTACTCAGGTGGGCTGGCTGGGCGAAGGCGTGCGGGTCACGCTGCCGGCGCTGGATACCCGCAAAACCACGGAACTGACCTTCGGTTTCGACCTGCGTCTGCAGGGCACCGGTTCGCTGCAGGTGTTGCCGGTGGGCAAAACCAGCCACGTCAGCCTCGCGGCAAACTGGCCGCACCCAAGCTTCATCGGCAATTTCCTGCCGGGCAAACGCGAGATCAGTGATCAGGGTTTCAGCGCCGATTGGCAGACCACGTTCTTCTCCACCAACCTGCAAGAAGCCATGAGTCGTTGCGTGACGGGCAATGAATGCGAGGGGTTCAGCGGGCGCAGTTTTGGCGTGAGTTTCATCGATCCGGTGGACCAGTACCTGAAGAGTGATCGGGCGATCAAATATGCGCTGTTGTTCATCGTCCTGACCTTCGCCGGTTTCTTCCTGTTCGAAGTGCTCAAGAGTCTGGCGGTGCATCCGGTGCAATACGCATTGGTCGGGGTGGCGCTGGCGTTCTTTTACCTGTTGCTGCTGTCGTTGTCGGAGCACATCGGCTTTGCCCTGGCGTATCTGCTGTCGGCCAGTGGCTGTGTGTTGTTGATCGGGTTTTATGTGTGTCACGTGCTGCACAGCGTGCGCCACGGCCTGAGTTTCTCTGCGGGATTGGCGGCGTTGTATGGCCTGCTGTACGGACTGCTGAGCGCCGAGGATTACGCGCTGCTGATGGGTTCGCTGCTGTTGTTCGGCTTGCTTGGGGTGTTCATGGTGCTGACGCGCAAACTCGACTGGTACGGGATCGGGCAGAAACCGGCCAGGCCGCTGGAGTTTGATGTGGGGGCGATGCAATGA